One Microbacterium keratanolyticum DNA window includes the following coding sequences:
- a CDS encoding thiamine pyrophosphate-binding protein, translating to MPSVSAHVALTLARHIDAVFGVMGNGNAYFLDAIEKQTDATFTAVRHEQGAVVAADAHFRASGRIAAATSTYGAGFTNTLTALAEAVQAHVPLVLVVGDEPTSGPRPWDVDQIAIASAVGARTYTAGRTDAAATTIIAIEHALTYRVPVVLAIPYDVASLDAGPVPEAPAPRVPAPLAPKGEYAEGMIDVIAEALRGAKRPFLLAGRGAWLAGAGAALGDLAAATGALTASTALGRGIFPETGFDLGVTGGFGAEGAMELVREADVAVVFGASLNQFTMRFGALFAPGTRVFQIDTAPAATHAHVGGFVRGDARLVAEALVARLGSAGGSGWRESVDIDAARSYETGNDLAPDGRLDPRSAARRIAELLPEDRVVVSDGGHFIGWANMYWPVASPDRMMMVGTAFQSIGQGWPSIVGAALARRESTVVLTSGDGGGLMAIADLESAVRAAAGRGIAVVWNDAAYGAEINLYGLKGLAEGPMRIPEVDFAAFGAAVGAEGVVVRTLADLDRLAAWTREDPATRRFLVLDLRISGDVIAPYQEEIIRINS from the coding sequence ATGCCCTCCGTGTCCGCACACGTCGCTCTCACCCTCGCCCGTCACATCGATGCCGTCTTCGGCGTCATGGGCAACGGAAACGCCTACTTCCTCGATGCGATCGAGAAGCAGACGGATGCCACGTTCACGGCCGTCCGCCATGAGCAGGGTGCCGTCGTCGCCGCGGATGCACACTTCCGTGCCTCGGGGCGCATCGCTGCCGCGACCTCCACCTACGGCGCAGGCTTCACCAACACGCTCACCGCTCTGGCAGAGGCTGTGCAGGCGCACGTTCCCCTGGTGCTCGTCGTCGGCGACGAGCCGACCTCGGGCCCGCGTCCGTGGGACGTCGATCAGATCGCGATCGCCTCTGCCGTCGGCGCGCGCACCTATACGGCCGGGCGGACGGATGCTGCCGCAACGACGATCATCGCGATCGAGCACGCCCTCACGTATCGCGTGCCCGTCGTACTCGCGATCCCCTATGACGTCGCCTCTCTCGATGCGGGTCCTGTCCCGGAGGCTCCGGCTCCCCGTGTTCCCGCCCCGCTCGCGCCGAAGGGTGAGTACGCCGAAGGCATGATCGACGTGATCGCCGAGGCGCTGCGCGGGGCGAAGCGCCCCTTCCTGCTGGCCGGGCGAGGAGCCTGGCTCGCGGGAGCCGGCGCAGCGCTCGGTGACCTGGCCGCCGCGACAGGGGCGCTGACCGCCTCGACGGCGCTCGGCCGAGGAATCTTCCCCGAGACCGGCTTCGATCTGGGAGTCACCGGTGGCTTCGGCGCCGAGGGCGCGATGGAGCTCGTCCGTGAGGCCGACGTCGCCGTCGTGTTCGGTGCAAGCCTCAACCAGTTCACGATGCGCTTCGGCGCACTGTTCGCGCCGGGCACCCGGGTGTTCCAGATCGACACGGCACCCGCAGCCACGCACGCGCACGTGGGCGGATTCGTGCGGGGCGACGCCCGCCTCGTGGCCGAGGCCCTCGTCGCGCGGCTCGGCTCCGCCGGCGGCTCCGGATGGCGCGAGAGCGTCGACATCGACGCCGCCCGCAGCTACGAGACCGGCAACGACCTCGCTCCCGACGGTCGCCTCGACCCGCGTTCGGCCGCCCGCCGGATCGCCGAGCTGCTGCCGGAGGATCGCGTCGTCGTCTCGGACGGCGGCCACTTCATCGGCTGGGCGAACATGTACTGGCCGGTCGCCTCGCCGGACCGGATGATGATGGTCGGCACGGCCTTCCAGTCGATCGGGCAGGGGTGGCCGAGCATCGTGGGCGCAGCCCTTGCCCGCCGCGAGTCGACGGTCGTGCTCACGAGCGGCGACGGCGGCGGACTCATGGCCATCGCCGACCTCGAATCCGCCGTGCGCGCTGCCGCCGGTCGCGGCATCGCCGTCGTCTGGAACGACGCCGCCTACGGCGCGGAGATCAACCTGTACGGGCTGAAGGGTCTCGCCGAGGGACCGATGCGCATTCCGGAGGTGGACTTCGCTGCATTCGGTGCGGCTGTCGGCGCCGAGGGCGTCGTCGTGCGCACGCTCGCCGACCTCGACCGTCTCGCCGCCTGGACGCGGGAAGATCCCGCGACTCGCCGCTTCCTCGTGCTCGACCTCCGCATCTCCGGAGACGTCATCGCTCCGTACCAGGAGGAGATCATCCGCATCAACAGCTGA
- a CDS encoding PhzF family phenazine biosynthesis protein has translation MVDAPEILRYSAFAATPEGGNPAGVVLDARGLSEQDMLRIAAEVGYSETAFVMGQAADAAVPRYRVRYWSPAAEVPFCGHATVATAVALAERVGAGPLIFDTNAGPVALDTAEQDGSVEVSFTSVEPEVREIDGVVLDQLLQTLSLTRSDLDPRFPPREAFAGNWHPVLVLADRELFHQFRFPPAEVAALMRAQGWLGTVTVLHATGAAEFMARNLFPVGRITEDPATGSAAASVGAYLRELAYPEQSVRIHQGAHVGRPSLLAVEIPATGGITVSGGATRL, from the coding sequence ATGGTGGATGCTCCCGAGATCCTGCGCTACAGCGCGTTCGCTGCGACGCCCGAGGGCGGCAACCCGGCGGGTGTCGTGCTCGATGCGCGCGGGCTCAGCGAGCAGGACATGCTCCGGATCGCCGCAGAGGTCGGCTACTCGGAGACGGCGTTCGTGATGGGCCAGGCGGCGGATGCGGCGGTGCCGCGGTATCGCGTGCGGTACTGGTCTCCCGCGGCGGAGGTGCCGTTCTGCGGTCACGCGACGGTCGCGACCGCCGTGGCGCTGGCCGAGCGCGTGGGCGCAGGACCGCTGATCTTCGACACGAACGCCGGGCCCGTCGCGCTCGACACCGCAGAGCAGGATGGGTCCGTCGAGGTGTCGTTCACGAGCGTCGAGCCCGAGGTCCGCGAGATCGACGGCGTCGTGCTCGATCAGCTGCTGCAGACACTCTCGCTCACGCGGAGTGACCTGGACCCGCGGTTTCCGCCGCGCGAGGCCTTCGCGGGCAACTGGCATCCTGTTCTCGTCCTCGCCGATCGCGAGCTGTTCCACCAGTTCCGGTTCCCGCCGGCGGAGGTGGCGGCCCTCATGCGCGCGCAGGGCTGGCTCGGCACCGTGACCGTGCTGCACGCCACCGGGGCCGCGGAGTTCATGGCCCGCAACCTCTTCCCGGTCGGGCGCATCACGGAAGACCCGGCGACGGGCTCCGCCGCCGCCTCCGTCGGCGCATACCTGCGGGAGCTCGCCTATCCGGAGCAGTCGGTGCGGATCCATCAGGGCGCGCACGTCGGACGGCCCAGCCTGCTGGCCGTGGAGATTCCCGCCACGGGCGGGATCACCGTGTCCGGCGGCGCGACCCGCCTCTGA
- a CDS encoding VOC family protein yields MDWKIELIFVPVTDVDRAKDFYVKIGFNADHDQTPMDGLRFVQMTPPGSACSIAFGTGLGLDMEPGSQNTIQVVVPDADEALAHLRGLGVEAEGVDDQAWGRFVTFDDPDGNTWTLQELPDYSAMS; encoded by the coding sequence ATGGACTGGAAGATCGAACTCATCTTCGTGCCGGTCACAGATGTCGACCGAGCGAAGGACTTCTACGTCAAGATCGGCTTCAACGCCGACCATGATCAGACCCCGATGGACGGGCTGCGCTTCGTGCAGATGACGCCGCCCGGCTCGGCGTGCTCGATCGCCTTCGGCACGGGGCTCGGCCTCGACATGGAGCCGGGATCGCAGAACACGATCCAGGTCGTGGTGCCGGACGCCGATGAGGCGCTTGCGCACCTGCGGGGGCTCGGCGTGGAGGCAGAGGGCGTCGACGATCAGGCCTGGGGACGATTCGTCACCTTCGACGACCCGGATGGCAACACCTGGACGCTCCAGGAGCTGCCCGACTACTCGGCGATGAGCTGA
- a CDS encoding response regulator transcription factor, with product MVSRMPEATPAPIRLVIADDQALVRGALAALLALEDDLEVAGVAADGVQAVEMVAALQPDVCLMDIQMPDMDGIDATRRVRAAHPSTRVLIVTTFARPGYLRAALDAGASGFVVKDTPAEQLAEAVRRVHAGLRVVDPALAEESLFEGMNPLSDRERQVLRLAADGRAASAVAAEVFLSAGTVRNLLSAAIGKTGAANRAQAVRIAQDKGWI from the coding sequence ATGGTGAGCCGGATGCCGGAGGCGACGCCCGCCCCGATCCGCCTCGTGATCGCCGACGATCAGGCGTTGGTGCGCGGCGCGCTGGCGGCGCTGCTCGCGCTGGAGGATGACCTCGAGGTCGCAGGTGTCGCGGCCGACGGTGTTCAGGCGGTCGAGATGGTGGCGGCGCTGCAGCCGGACGTGTGCCTCATGGACATCCAGATGCCCGACATGGACGGCATCGACGCGACCAGGCGCGTGCGTGCGGCGCATCCCTCAACCCGCGTGCTCATCGTCACGACGTTTGCGCGACCGGGGTATCTGCGGGCGGCGCTGGACGCCGGAGCCAGCGGCTTCGTCGTGAAGGACACCCCTGCGGAGCAGCTCGCGGAGGCGGTGCGGCGCGTGCATGCCGGACTGCGGGTCGTCGACCCGGCGCTGGCGGAGGAGAGTCTCTTCGAGGGGATGAATCCGCTCAGCGATCGTGAACGACAGGTGCTCCGATTGGCCGCCGATGGGCGCGCGGCCAGTGCTGTCGCCGCGGAGGTGTTCCTCTCGGCGGGCACGGTGCGCAATCTCCTCTCCGCAGCGATCGGCAAGACCGGCGCGGCGAACCGTGCGCAGGCCGTCCGCATCGCGCAGGACAAGGGGTGGATCTGA
- a CDS encoding sensor histidine kinase, whose product MTPPAEAKNVWERYGWLMAVVWMVFLIYPLIALVRSEAALGWIVVGWVALVAFAVLYVVGFIRGLRAGGGIGATPARGQWVIFAVLIFCAIACAPAAGASSLSFLPFIMSFASYGLTRLAHWITTITAVAVAAVCVLLIPGGFAYSGVLAIVVLLGVVNTVSTWLIIRSAEAEALGLELATSEGREAVARDVHDLIGHSLTVVQLKAQLARRLIDADPERAKAELADIEALTAEAIAGVRATVSGVRATTLVEQVAAAHDALRAAGVTLRVVGETSALSPAQALTASWILREAVTNVLRHAKATAATITIEPGMLVIEDDGRGADGRGMDGYTGRGSGVAGMRERAAAAGAGFVITPGRDAGTRVELTW is encoded by the coding sequence ATGACCCCGCCCGCCGAAGCGAAGAACGTCTGGGAGCGCTACGGATGGCTCATGGCCGTCGTATGGATGGTGTTCCTGATTTACCCGCTGATCGCTCTCGTGCGCTCGGAAGCGGCGCTCGGATGGATCGTCGTCGGGTGGGTCGCGCTCGTCGCCTTCGCGGTGCTCTACGTCGTCGGCTTCATTCGCGGCCTGCGTGCGGGTGGGGGGATCGGTGCCACACCCGCGCGCGGGCAGTGGGTGATCTTCGCCGTACTGATCTTCTGCGCGATCGCCTGCGCGCCGGCCGCAGGGGCGAGCAGCCTGAGCTTTCTGCCGTTCATCATGTCGTTTGCCTCGTACGGGCTGACGCGCCTCGCGCACTGGATCACGACCATCACGGCGGTTGCGGTTGCGGCGGTGTGCGTGCTGCTGATCCCCGGCGGATTCGCGTACTCGGGCGTGCTCGCGATCGTGGTTCTGCTGGGCGTCGTGAACACCGTGTCGACCTGGCTGATCATCCGCTCGGCGGAGGCTGAGGCACTCGGGCTGGAGCTGGCGACCAGCGAAGGGCGCGAGGCGGTGGCGCGGGACGTGCACGACCTGATCGGGCACTCCCTGACCGTGGTGCAGCTCAAGGCACAGCTCGCGCGACGGCTGATCGACGCAGACCCGGAGCGGGCGAAGGCCGAGCTCGCCGACATCGAAGCGCTCACGGCGGAGGCGATCGCGGGCGTGCGCGCCACCGTCTCGGGAGTGCGGGCGACAACCCTGGTCGAGCAGGTCGCCGCGGCGCACGATGCGCTGCGCGCGGCGGGGGTCACCCTGCGCGTCGTGGGGGAGACGAGCGCACTGTCGCCGGCGCAGGCGCTCACGGCGAGCTGGATCCTGCGCGAGGCGGTGACCAACGTGCTGCGACATGCGAAGGCGACGGCAGCGACGATCACGATCGAGCCGGGGATGCTGGTGATCGAAGACGACGGGCGCGGAGCAGATGGGCGGGGGATGGATGGATACACGGGGCGCGGCAGCGGCGTCGCCGGAATGCGGGAGCGTGCAGCGGCGGCCGGTGCGGGCTTTGTGATCACCCCGGGCCGTGACGCGGGCACCCGGGTGGAGCTGACATGGTGA
- a CDS encoding ABC transporter permease codes for MSISATMLRIEGVRQLRNPYTLAFTLAMPVVMYVLFGASAAYGSQSAGHGNVSFYVMVSMAAYGTAVAMSSLTSLAAAESKQGWGRQLAMTPLSTAGYAATKLITAVSFAALALVAVFVTGALTGAQADDLWRWAASAGIILGLGLMYGLFGLGVGLFFNADSAAALASISMTFFAFFGNVFMPLDGIMLDIARFSPLYGFVALSRWPLTDGVLTTGQTDPLWAVLLSVVVWVVLFALLVFAGVKRSRRRQ; via the coding sequence ATGTCGATCTCTGCGACGATGCTGCGCATCGAGGGCGTCCGCCAGCTGCGCAACCCCTACACACTCGCCTTCACGCTGGCGATGCCGGTGGTCATGTACGTGCTCTTCGGGGCGAGTGCCGCGTACGGCAGCCAATCCGCCGGTCACGGCAACGTCTCCTTCTACGTCATGGTCTCGATGGCGGCCTACGGCACGGCGGTCGCGATGAGCTCGCTGACGTCGCTGGCTGCCGCGGAATCCAAACAGGGCTGGGGCCGTCAGCTCGCGATGACCCCGCTGAGCACCGCGGGGTACGCCGCGACGAAGCTCATCACGGCGGTGTCCTTCGCGGCACTCGCGCTGGTGGCCGTCTTCGTCACCGGCGCACTCACCGGAGCCCAGGCAGACGACCTCTGGCGGTGGGCGGCATCCGCGGGCATCATTCTCGGGCTCGGGCTGATGTACGGCCTGTTCGGGCTCGGCGTCGGACTCTTCTTCAACGCCGATTCCGCCGCCGCGCTCGCCTCGATCTCGATGACCTTCTTCGCGTTCTTCGGCAACGTGTTCATGCCGCTCGACGGGATCATGCTCGACATCGCCCGGTTCAGCCCGCTCTACGGGTTCGTTGCGCTGAGTCGGTGGCCCCTCACGGATGGCGTCCTGACGACAGGCCAGACTGACCCGCTGTGGGCAGTGCTGCTGAGCGTCGTGGTGTGGGTGGTGCTCTTCGCCCTGCTCGTGTTCGCCGGCGTGAAGCGCTCGCGGCGACGCCAGTAA
- a CDS encoding ABC transporter ATP-binding protein, whose protein sequence is MTTTSPLRPQPTRTTSAPAVVELRGVRRHYGTGSHRVQAVDKVDLTIHQGEIVALLGPNGAGKTTTLDMLLGLTDPSDGIVQVLGGTPQRAAKAGSIAAVLQTGGLLSDLTVRETVELIASLYGRDALARVPDVMARADLTHLARRRVAKCSGGEQQRVKFALALAADPDILILDEPTAGMDVTARRRFWDVMRADADAGRTIIFATHYLEEAEQFARRTVVMHRGQVVADAPTAELRAGLGARTVGATLPSATSDDLVATLRGREDIADMRVDADRLTLRTTDSDAIAALLLASGARDLEIAAPTLETAFTALTED, encoded by the coding sequence ATGACCACAACATCCCCTCTCCGGCCGCAGCCGACGCGGACCACGAGCGCCCCGGCGGTCGTGGAACTGCGCGGCGTGCGTCGCCACTACGGCACCGGATCCCATCGGGTGCAGGCCGTCGACAAGGTCGACCTCACGATCCACCAGGGTGAGATCGTCGCGTTGCTCGGCCCGAACGGCGCAGGAAAGACGACGACGCTCGACATGCTGCTCGGGCTCACGGACCCCAGCGACGGCATCGTCCAGGTGCTCGGCGGAACACCGCAGCGTGCGGCGAAGGCCGGTTCGATCGCGGCCGTGCTGCAGACCGGAGGACTGCTGTCCGACCTCACCGTGCGCGAGACGGTCGAACTGATCGCCTCGCTCTACGGACGTGACGCCCTGGCGCGTGTACCCGATGTCATGGCCCGCGCCGACCTCACGCACCTTGCTCGTCGTCGCGTCGCGAAGTGCTCCGGCGGGGAGCAGCAGCGTGTGAAGTTCGCACTGGCTCTCGCCGCGGACCCCGACATCCTCATCCTCGACGAGCCGACCGCGGGCATGGATGTGACGGCGCGGCGCCGCTTCTGGGACGTCATGCGCGCGGATGCGGATGCGGGCCGCACCATCATCTTCGCGACGCACTACCTGGAAGAAGCCGAGCAGTTCGCCCGACGCACCGTCGTGATGCACCGAGGACAGGTCGTCGCGGACGCGCCGACCGCGGAGCTGCGCGCCGGCTTGGGCGCGCGAACCGTCGGGGCGACGCTGCCGAGCGCGACATCCGACGACCTTGTCGCAACGCTGCGCGGGCGCGAGGACATCGCCGACATGCGGGTGGATGCGGACCGGCTCACCCTGCGCACCACGGACTCGGATGCGATCGCGGCCCTGCTGCTGGCATCCGGAGCCCGCGATCTGGAGATCGCCGCACCCACACTCGAGACCGCCTTCACGGCGCTGACGGAGGACTGA
- a CDS encoding FAD-dependent monooxygenase: MQFHHHGYVSADPRVQDAAGLGIERSPELPDEMDVLIVGSGPAGMLLAAQMSQFPHVSTRIIERREGRLVLGQADGIQPRSVETFQAFGFAERIVAEAYNIGWMNFWGPNPEKPAEIIRTARTEDYGLKISEFPHLIVNQARVLDYFAEAAVHGPGRIAPDYGIEFVDLTVHDDGEYPVEVQVRYVAGDRAGEERTVRAKYVVGCDGARSGVRRSIGRTHVGAMAAHAWGVMDVLVNTDFPDWRTKCAINAEAGNILHIPREGGYLSRVYVDLGEVPEDDNRTVRHTPLEAVIQKANDILHPYTLDVKEVAWHSVYEVGHRVTDGFDDSEPGDDRAPRVFLTGDACHTHSAKAGQGMNVSMQDGFNLGWKLGYVLTGRSPETLLSTYSEERHPVAQQLIDFDREWSTLMARKPEEISDPTELATFYLGTAEFPSGFMTQYGDSMIVAADSAQQLAAGFPLGKRFKSVEVTRVCDGNAVHLGHHARADGRWRVYAFADRSGEALASWAKAFTETVGRFTPADADIDAIFDVKAIYQQRYDEFEITAVPELFLPKTGPLELTDWEKVYAAAPSAWVASDIFAERELSRDGVVVVVRPDQYVAAVLPLTDPEGLAAFFAGALLPA; encoded by the coding sequence ATGCAGTTCCACCACCACGGCTACGTATCCGCAGACCCCCGCGTGCAGGACGCGGCCGGCCTCGGCATCGAACGTTCGCCGGAGCTTCCCGATGAGATGGACGTGCTGATCGTCGGATCCGGCCCTGCCGGCATGCTGCTCGCCGCACAGATGTCGCAGTTCCCGCACGTCAGCACCCGCATCATCGAGCGTCGCGAAGGACGCCTCGTGCTTGGACAGGCCGACGGGATCCAGCCGCGCAGTGTCGAGACCTTCCAGGCTTTCGGATTCGCCGAGCGCATCGTCGCCGAGGCGTACAACATCGGCTGGATGAACTTCTGGGGTCCGAACCCCGAGAAGCCGGCCGAGATCATCCGCACAGCGCGCACGGAGGACTACGGCCTCAAGATCAGCGAGTTCCCGCACCTGATCGTGAACCAGGCCCGCGTCCTCGACTACTTCGCCGAGGCAGCCGTGCACGGACCGGGCCGCATCGCACCCGACTACGGCATCGAGTTCGTCGACCTGACGGTGCACGACGATGGCGAGTACCCCGTCGAGGTGCAGGTGCGCTACGTGGCGGGTGACCGTGCCGGCGAAGAGCGCACCGTCCGCGCCAAGTACGTCGTCGGCTGCGACGGCGCGCGCAGCGGCGTGCGCAGGTCCATCGGCCGCACGCACGTGGGCGCCATGGCCGCTCACGCCTGGGGCGTCATGGATGTGCTCGTCAACACCGACTTCCCCGACTGGCGCACGAAGTGCGCGATCAACGCCGAGGCGGGCAACATCCTGCACATTCCGCGTGAGGGCGGCTACCTCAGCCGCGTGTATGTCGATCTCGGCGAGGTGCCGGAGGACGACAACCGCACGGTGCGACACACCCCGCTCGAGGCGGTCATCCAGAAGGCGAACGACATCCTGCATCCCTACACGCTCGACGTGAAGGAAGTCGCCTGGCACAGCGTCTACGAGGTCGGGCACCGCGTGACCGATGGCTTCGACGACTCGGAGCCGGGCGATGACCGCGCGCCTCGCGTCTTCCTCACGGGCGACGCCTGCCACACGCACAGCGCGAAGGCCGGACAGGGCATGAATGTCTCGATGCAGGACGGTTTCAATCTCGGATGGAAGCTCGGCTACGTCCTCACGGGCCGCAGCCCCGAGACGCTGCTGTCGACGTACTCCGAAGAGCGCCACCCGGTCGCGCAGCAGCTCATCGACTTCGACCGCGAGTGGTCCACGCTCATGGCGCGCAAGCCGGAGGAGATCTCCGACCCGACCGAGCTCGCGACCTTCTACCTCGGCACCGCCGAATTCCCCTCCGGCTTCATGACGCAGTACGGCGACTCGATGATCGTGGCGGCCGACTCGGCGCAGCAGCTCGCAGCGGGCTTCCCGCTCGGCAAGCGCTTCAAGTCGGTCGAGGTCACCCGGGTCTGCGACGGCAACGCCGTGCACCTCGGACACCACGCCCGTGCGGACGGACGCTGGCGCGTCTACGCCTTCGCAGACAGGAGCGGGGAGGCGCTGGCATCCTGGGCGAAGGCATTCACCGAGACGGTCGGGCGCTTCACTCCCGCGGATGCTGACATCGACGCGATCTTCGACGTGAAGGCGATCTACCAGCAGCGCTATGACGAGTTCGAGATCACCGCGGTGCCGGAGCTCTTCCTGCCGAAGACCGGGCCGTTGGAGCTCACCGACTGGGAGAAGGTCTACGCGGCCGCACCGTCGGCATGGGTGGCCTCGGACATCTTCGCCGAGCGCGAGCTCTCGCGCGACGGCGTCGTCGTCGTCGTGCGTCCGGACCAGTACGTCGCCGCGGTTCTGCCGCTGACGGACCCCGAGGGACTCGCCGCCTTCTTCGCGGGAGCGCTGCTTCCCGCCTGA